Proteins from a single region of Mytilus trossulus isolate FHL-02 chromosome 2, PNRI_Mtr1.1.1.hap1, whole genome shotgun sequence:
- the LOC134706061 gene encoding uncharacterized protein LOC134706061 — translation MNNWGTDVLFKSGIVIVVLMLCQANNSLQCSCPAESCMAIAASKARCQCCVFVMLGKRSGPELSDKYSLHSTSAAGSIPEKRTDFRSKDNYIVNSIRTLRQLSNFFPIKRSSDLLQILANQGQTQQDISYLYDLMDSNEDVWL, via the exons ATGAACAACTGGGGAActgatgttttgtttaaatctggTATTGTAATAG ttGTCCTTATGTTATGCCAAGCTAATAATAGTCTCCAGTGTTCATGTCCTGCCGAGTCCTGTATGGCTATTGCGGCATCAAAAGCACGATGTCAGTGTTGCGTTTTCGTAATGCTTGGTAAACGCTCAGGTCCGGAGTTGTCCGATAAATATTCTTTACATTCAACGAGTGCAGCTGGTTCGATTCCAGAAAAAAGGACGGATTTCAGATCTAAGGATAATTACATCGTAAACAGTATAAGGACATTAAGACAACTCTCAAACTTTTTTCCGATAAAACGTTCTAGTGATTTATTACAAATACTAGCCAATCAAGGTCAAACGCAACAAGACATTTCCTATTTGTATGATTTGATGGATTCAAATGAAGATGTATGGTTATAG